A section of the Salmo salar chromosome ssa05, Ssal_v3.1, whole genome shotgun sequence genome encodes:
- the LOC106605937 gene encoding 26S proteasome non-ATPase regulatory subunit 4 isoform X2, whose amino-acid sequence MGLESTMVCVDNSEYMRNGDFLPTRLQAQQDAVNIVCHSKTRSNPENNVGLITMANNCEVLTTLTADAGRILSKLHAVQPRGNISFCTGIRVAHLALKHRQGKNHKMRIIAFVGSPVEDNEKDLVKMAKRLKKEKVSVDIINFGEEEVNTEKLTAFINTLNGKEGAGSHLVTVPPGPSLADALLSSPILAGEGGAMLGLGSSDFEFGVDPSADPELALALRVSMEEQRQRQEDETRRAAVVSAAEAGVPSPTADESDEALLKMSVPQADTATPAMPDFSRMTEDEQIAYALQMSMQGGEFGAESMDMDTGAPVDSEGAKDEEDYDVMQDPEFLQSVLENLPGVDPNNEAIRNAMGSLASQTGSKPDSKKDKNDEKKK is encoded by the exons ATGGGGCTTGAAAGTACTATGGTCTG TGTGGACAACAGTGAGTATATGAGGAATGGAGACTTCCTCCCCACCAGACTTCAGGCCCAGCAAGATGCTGTCAACATTGTGTGTCACTCCAAGACGCGCAGCAACCCCGAGAACAATGTGGGCCTCATCACCATGGCCAA TAACTGTGAGGTGTTGACCACGTTGACTGCAGACGCGGGGAGGATACTGTCTAAACTGCACGCTGTCCAGCCCCGTGGAAACATCAGCTTCTGCACCGGCATCAGAGTGGCACAT ttgGCTCTGAAGCACAGACAGGGGAAGAACCACAAGATGCGTATAATTGCCTTTGTGGGCAGCCCAGTGGAGGACAACGAGAAGGAT CTGGTGAAAATGGCAAAGCGTCTAAAGAAAGAGAAAGTCAGTGTGGACATCATTAACTTTGGCGAAGAG GAGGTGAACACAGAAAAGCTGACGGCCTTCATCAACACTCTGAATGGGAAGGAAGGAGCAGGGTCCCACCTTGTGACAGTGCCTCCAGGTCCCAGTCTGGCTGATGCCCTGCTGTCCTCTCCTATCCTTGCTGGAGAGGGAGGAGCCATGCTGGGCCTGGGGTCCAGTGACTTTGAGTTTGGAGTGGACCCCAGtgcagacccagagctggcactG GCTTTGAGGGTGTCTATGGAGGAGCAGAGACAGAGGCAGGAGGATGAGACTCGCAGGGCAGCAGTGGTGTCTGCTGCTGAGGCCGGGGTTCCCTCGCCTACTGCTGACG AGTCAGACGAAGCTCTGCTGAAGATGTCAGTCCCCCAGGCTGACACGGCCACGCCCGCTATGCCCGACTTCAGCCGCATGACGGAGGACGAGCAGATTGCCTACGCCCTACAGATGTCCATGCAGGGTGGAG AGTTTGGTGCAGAGTCAATGGACATGGACACAGGAGCCCCCGTAGACTCAGAGGGTGCTAAG GATGAGGAGGACTATGATGTGATGCAGGACCCAGAGTTCCTCCAGAGCGTCCTGGAGAACCTACCGGGTGTCGACCCCAACAACGAGGCCATCCGGAATGCCATGGGCTCGCTGGCCTCACAGACAGGATCCAAACCTGACAGCAAGAAAGATAAAAACGATGAGAAGAAGAAATGA
- the LOC106605937 gene encoding 26S proteasome non-ATPase regulatory subunit 4 isoform X1, which translates to MGLESTMVCVDNSEYMRNGDFLPTRLQAQQDAVNIVCHSKTRSNPENNVGLITMANNCEVLTTLTADAGRILSKLHAVQPRGNISFCTGIRVAHLALKHRQGKNHKMRIIAFVGSPVEDNEKDLVKMAKRLKKEKVSVDIINFGEEEVNTEKLTAFINTLNGKEGAGSHLVTVPPGPSLADALLSSPILAGEGGAMLGLGSSDFEFGVDPSADPELALALRVSMEEQRQRQEDETRRAAVVSAAEAGVPSPTADESDEALLKMSVPQADTATPAMPDFSRMTEDEQIAYALQMSMQGGAEFGAESMDMDTGAPVDSEGAKDEEDYDVMQDPEFLQSVLENLPGVDPNNEAIRNAMGSLASQTGSKPDSKKDKNDEKKK; encoded by the exons ATGGGGCTTGAAAGTACTATGGTCTG TGTGGACAACAGTGAGTATATGAGGAATGGAGACTTCCTCCCCACCAGACTTCAGGCCCAGCAAGATGCTGTCAACATTGTGTGTCACTCCAAGACGCGCAGCAACCCCGAGAACAATGTGGGCCTCATCACCATGGCCAA TAACTGTGAGGTGTTGACCACGTTGACTGCAGACGCGGGGAGGATACTGTCTAAACTGCACGCTGTCCAGCCCCGTGGAAACATCAGCTTCTGCACCGGCATCAGAGTGGCACAT ttgGCTCTGAAGCACAGACAGGGGAAGAACCACAAGATGCGTATAATTGCCTTTGTGGGCAGCCCAGTGGAGGACAACGAGAAGGAT CTGGTGAAAATGGCAAAGCGTCTAAAGAAAGAGAAAGTCAGTGTGGACATCATTAACTTTGGCGAAGAG GAGGTGAACACAGAAAAGCTGACGGCCTTCATCAACACTCTGAATGGGAAGGAAGGAGCAGGGTCCCACCTTGTGACAGTGCCTCCAGGTCCCAGTCTGGCTGATGCCCTGCTGTCCTCTCCTATCCTTGCTGGAGAGGGAGGAGCCATGCTGGGCCTGGGGTCCAGTGACTTTGAGTTTGGAGTGGACCCCAGtgcagacccagagctggcactG GCTTTGAGGGTGTCTATGGAGGAGCAGAGACAGAGGCAGGAGGATGAGACTCGCAGGGCAGCAGTGGTGTCTGCTGCTGAGGCCGGGGTTCCCTCGCCTACTGCTGACG AGTCAGACGAAGCTCTGCTGAAGATGTCAGTCCCCCAGGCTGACACGGCCACGCCCGCTATGCCCGACTTCAGCCGCATGACGGAGGACGAGCAGATTGCCTACGCCCTACAGATGTCCATGCAGGGTGGAG CAGAGTTTGGTGCAGAGTCAATGGACATGGACACAGGAGCCCCCGTAGACTCAGAGGGTGCTAAG GATGAGGAGGACTATGATGTGATGCAGGACCCAGAGTTCCTCCAGAGCGTCCTGGAGAACCTACCGGGTGTCGACCCCAACAACGAGGCCATCCGGAATGCCATGGGCTCGCTGGCCTCACAGACAGGATCCAAACCTGACAGCAAGAAAGATAAAAACGATGAGAAGAAGAAATGA